Proteins encoded within one genomic window of Sphaerotilus montanus:
- the pssA gene encoding CDP-diacylglycerol--serine O-phosphatidyltransferase, with protein MHSMNDQLSTDRPDPLDELDGPAPSRPRRKGIYILPNLFTLAGLFGGFYAVVMAMNGRFDQAAIGVFCAMVLDSLDGRVARMTNTQSAFGEQMDSLADMVSFGAAPALIVYEWALRGLGKLGWLAAFVYCAGAALRLARFNTNIGVVDKRFFQGLPSPAAAALVTGLIWVMDDMGYKGVRDIPWLTWLAFALTLYAGLTMVTNVPFYSFKDVNFKRTVPFIVIVAIALGIAVITYHPPLVLFGVFIVYGISGYVVYAIKKSHGRPVSVIATSTDEPDEEGLHR; from the coding sequence ATCCATTCCATGAACGATCAACTCTCGACAGACCGTCCCGACCCCCTGGACGAACTGGATGGCCCGGCGCCGAGCCGTCCCCGCCGCAAAGGCATCTACATCCTTCCCAACCTGTTCACGCTGGCGGGTCTGTTCGGTGGCTTCTACGCCGTCGTGATGGCCATGAACGGGCGCTTCGACCAGGCCGCGATCGGCGTGTTCTGCGCGATGGTGCTCGACAGCCTCGACGGCCGGGTCGCGCGCATGACCAACACCCAGAGCGCCTTTGGCGAGCAGATGGACAGCCTGGCCGACATGGTGTCGTTCGGTGCCGCTCCTGCGCTCATCGTCTACGAATGGGCGCTGCGCGGCCTGGGCAAGCTGGGCTGGCTGGCCGCGTTTGTCTATTGCGCGGGGGCTGCGCTGCGTCTGGCGCGCTTCAATACCAACATCGGCGTGGTCGACAAGCGTTTCTTCCAGGGGCTGCCCAGTCCGGCGGCGGCGGCGCTGGTCACCGGCCTGATCTGGGTGATGGACGACATGGGCTACAAGGGCGTGCGAGACATCCCCTGGCTGACCTGGCTGGCCTTTGCGCTGACCCTGTATGCCGGCCTCACCATGGTCACCAACGTGCCGTTCTACAGCTTCAAGGACGTGAACTTCAAGCGCACGGTGCCCTTCATCGTCATCGTGGCGATTGCGCTCGGCATCGCCGTCATCACCTACCACCCGCCGCTGGTGCTGTTCGGCGTGTTCATCGTCTATGGCATCTCGGGCTATGTGGTCTACGCGATCAAGAAGTCGCATGGCCGACCGGTGAGCGTGATCGCGACCTCCACCGACGAGCCTGACGAAGAAGGTCTGCACCGCTGA
- the ilvC gene encoding ketol-acid reductoisomerase, which translates to MKVYYDKDADLSLIKGKNVTIIGYGSQGHAHAQNLNDSGVKVTVGLRKGGASWSKAEKAGLKVAEIADAVRDADVVMILLPDEQIASVYNAEVGPNMKEGASLAFAHGFNVHYGQVVPRSDIDVWMVAPKAPGHTVRGTYVQGGGVPHLIAVYADKSGKARDLALSYASANGGGKAGIIETNFREETETDLFGEQAVLCGGAVELIKAGFETLVEAGYAPEMAYFECLHELKLIVDLIYEGGIANMNYSISNNAEYGEYVTGPKVVTAATKDAMRQCLKDIQTGEYAKSFILENKAGAPTLISRRRLTEEHQIEVVGEKLRAMMPWIKANKLVDKSRN; encoded by the coding sequence CACCATCATCGGCTACGGCTCGCAAGGCCATGCCCACGCCCAGAATCTGAACGACTCGGGCGTCAAGGTCACCGTCGGCCTGCGCAAGGGCGGCGCTTCGTGGTCCAAGGCCGAGAAGGCCGGCCTGAAGGTCGCCGAGATCGCCGACGCCGTGCGCGATGCCGACGTCGTGATGATCCTGCTGCCCGACGAGCAGATCGCCTCGGTCTACAACGCCGAAGTCGGCCCGAACATGAAGGAAGGCGCTTCGCTGGCCTTCGCCCACGGCTTCAATGTCCACTACGGCCAGGTCGTGCCGCGCAGCGACATCGACGTGTGGATGGTCGCCCCGAAGGCCCCGGGCCACACCGTGCGCGGCACCTACGTGCAAGGTGGTGGCGTGCCGCACCTGATCGCCGTCTACGCCGACAAGTCGGGCAAGGCGCGTGACCTGGCGCTGTCCTACGCTTCCGCCAACGGCGGCGGCAAGGCCGGCATCATCGAGACCAACTTCCGCGAAGAGACCGAAACCGACCTGTTCGGCGAGCAGGCGGTTCTGTGCGGCGGCGCGGTCGAGCTGATCAAGGCTGGTTTCGAGACGCTGGTGGAAGCTGGCTACGCGCCCGAAATGGCGTACTTCGAGTGCCTGCATGAGCTGAAGCTGATCGTGGACCTGATCTACGAAGGCGGCATCGCGAACATGAACTACTCGATCTCGAACAACGCCGAGTACGGCGAGTACGTGACGGGCCCGAAGGTCGTGACCGCTGCCACCAAGGACGCGATGCGCCAGTGCCTGAAGGACATCCAGACCGGCGAATACGCCAAGTCCTTCATCCTGGAAAACAAGGCCGGCGCCCCAACGCTGATCAGCCGCCGCCGCCTGACCGAAGAGCACCAGATCGAAGTCGTCGGCGAGAAGCTGCGCGCGATGATGCCGTGGATCAAGGCCAACAAGCTGGTCGACAAGAGCCGCAACTGA
- the leuA gene encoding 2-isopropylmalate synthase → MLSNPAEKYRPFAPVRLTDRTWPDAVLTQTPVWCSVDLRDGNQALIEPMDSERKLRMFELLVRIGFKEIEVGFPSASQTDFDFVRRLIEQRRIPDDVTIQVLTQAREHLIDRTFEAVQGAPRVVVHVYNATAPVMRRVVLGLDEDGIVDLAVTHAQMIRDRAAQHPETHWTFEYSPEMFSGTELAFSCRVVDAVTAVWQPTPAHKCIINLPSTVEHSTPNIFADMVEWMHRHLARRDAIVLSVHPHNDRGTGTAAGELALMAGADRIEGCLFGNGERTGNVDLVNIALNLYTQGVAPGLDFSDIDAIRRTVEHCNQLPVHPRHPYVGDLVYTSFSGSHQDAIKKAFAARREGELWDMPYLPIDPKDLGRSYEAVIRVNSQSGKGGIAYLLEAEYGLELPRRLQIEFSQAVQAVTDGEGREVVAADLWAIFSREYGLEQRSTDLRGLHQQDVAPDGSVRVSADWHGPNGWQALSGQGNGPLDAFVAALGAATGQSIEVLDYHEHAIGAGAGARAAAFVEVRIDQGPACFGVGIDANIVTASLHAVLSGWTRARQRHQTATRTGAAEETIS, encoded by the coding sequence ATGTTGAGCAACCCCGCCGAGAAATACCGCCCGTTCGCCCCGGTGCGCCTGACCGACCGCACCTGGCCCGATGCCGTGCTGACGCAGACCCCGGTCTGGTGCAGCGTCGATCTGCGCGATGGCAACCAGGCCCTGATCGAGCCCATGGACAGCGAGCGCAAGCTGCGCATGTTCGAGCTGCTGGTGCGCATCGGCTTCAAGGAGATCGAGGTCGGATTCCCGTCGGCGTCGCAGACGGACTTCGATTTTGTGCGCCGGCTCATCGAGCAGCGCCGCATCCCCGACGACGTCACCATCCAGGTGCTGACCCAGGCCCGCGAGCACCTGATCGACCGGACGTTCGAGGCGGTGCAAGGCGCGCCCCGCGTGGTCGTGCATGTCTACAACGCCACCGCCCCGGTGATGCGCCGCGTGGTGCTGGGGCTGGACGAGGACGGCATCGTCGATCTCGCCGTCACCCACGCGCAGATGATCCGCGACCGCGCTGCGCAGCACCCCGAGACGCACTGGACCTTCGAGTACTCGCCCGAGATGTTCTCCGGCACTGAACTCGCGTTCTCCTGCCGCGTGGTGGATGCGGTCACCGCCGTCTGGCAGCCGACGCCCGCGCACAAGTGCATCATCAACCTGCCGTCGACGGTGGAGCACTCGACGCCGAACATCTTCGCCGACATGGTCGAGTGGATGCACCGCCACCTCGCCCGGCGCGACGCGATCGTGCTGTCGGTCCACCCGCACAACGACCGCGGCACCGGCACGGCCGCCGGCGAGCTGGCGCTGATGGCCGGCGCGGACCGCATCGAAGGCTGCCTGTTCGGCAATGGTGAGCGCACCGGCAATGTCGACCTGGTCAACATCGCGCTCAACCTCTACACCCAGGGCGTGGCGCCGGGGCTGGACTTCTCCGACATCGACGCCATCCGTCGCACGGTCGAGCACTGCAACCAGCTGCCGGTCCACCCGCGTCATCCGTACGTGGGCGATCTGGTCTACACCTCGTTCTCCGGCTCGCACCAGGACGCGATCAAGAAGGCGTTCGCGGCCCGGCGCGAGGGCGAGCTCTGGGACATGCCCTATCTGCCGATCGACCCGAAAGACCTGGGTCGCAGCTACGAGGCGGTGATCCGCGTCAACAGCCAGTCGGGCAAGGGCGGCATCGCGTATCTGCTGGAGGCCGAATACGGGCTGGAGTTGCCGCGGCGGCTGCAGATCGAGTTCAGCCAGGCGGTGCAGGCGGTGACCGACGGCGAGGGCCGCGAGGTGGTGGCCGCCGACCTGTGGGCGATCTTCTCGCGCGAATATGGCCTGGAGCAGCGCTCGACCGATCTGCGTGGCCTGCACCAGCAGGACGTCGCGCCGGACGGCTCGGTGCGTGTCAGCGCCGACTGGCATGGCCCGAACGGCTGGCAAGCCTTGAGCGGGCAGGGCAACGGGCCGCTCGACGCCTTCGTTGCGGCACTCGGTGCGGCGACTGGCCAGTCGATCGAGGTGCTCGATTACCACGAGCATGCGATCGGGGCTGGCGCGGGTGCGCGGGCGGCGGCCTTCGTCGAAGTGCGCATTGACCAGGGTCCGGCCTGCTTCGGCGTGGGCATCGATGCCAACATCGTGACGGCCTCGCTCCATGCCGTGCTGTCGGGCTGGACACGTGCCCGCCAGCGCCACCAGACCGCCACCCGGACGGGTGCGGCTGAAGAAACGATCTCCTGA
- a CDS encoding class I SAM-dependent methyltransferase, whose amino-acid sequence MPQARAVTRWEEFYGSTEVVRRYAQQSHLQVPERVIFDTAIGAALSHGDLLDLGVGGGRTTMELAHRCQRYVGADYAEPMVRACRERFSDLIVRHGLRFDVVDARAMPYEDASFDIVLFSFNGIDLVGADARATALAECRRVLRPGGHLVYSSHNLNWMDSRWGIRWQGLRDYVETQRFWSRMRHLNRGVWPIAERAWVELLDPLAGGRNYYVRPSELVRQTLEQGFDGLRLYDLRGRQIDDLQQRARLTDPWVYVHARASR is encoded by the coding sequence ATGCCCCAGGCCCGCGCCGTCACCCGGTGGGAGGAGTTCTATGGTTCGACCGAGGTCGTGCGCCGCTATGCGCAGCAGTCGCACCTGCAAGTTCCCGAGCGGGTCATCTTCGACACGGCCATCGGTGCGGCCCTGTCGCACGGCGATCTGCTGGACCTCGGTGTCGGTGGTGGCCGCACGACGATGGAACTCGCGCACCGCTGCCAGCGCTATGTGGGGGCCGACTACGCGGAGCCGATGGTGCGGGCCTGTCGCGAGCGGTTCAGTGACCTGATCGTCCGGCATGGCTTGCGCTTCGACGTCGTCGACGCCCGGGCGATGCCTTACGAGGATGCATCGTTCGACATCGTGCTGTTCAGCTTCAATGGCATCGATCTGGTGGGCGCCGATGCGCGGGCGACGGCGCTGGCCGAGTGTCGCCGGGTCCTGCGTCCGGGCGGGCACCTGGTCTATTCCTCGCACAACCTGAACTGGATGGACAGTCGGTGGGGCATCCGCTGGCAGGGTCTGCGCGACTATGTCGAAACCCAGCGCTTCTGGTCGCGGATGCGGCATCTCAACCGCGGCGTGTGGCCGATTGCCGAGCGTGCATGGGTCGAACTGCTCGACCCGCTGGCGGGTGGGCGCAACTACTACGTGCGTCCGTCGGAACTGGTCCGGCAGACGCTGGAGCAGGGCTTCGATGGTCTTCGGCTCTACGATCTGCGCGGTCGGCAGATCGACGATCTACAGCAGCGCGCGCGATTGACGGACCCGTGGGTGTACGTGCACGCCCGCGCTTCGCGATAA
- the pbpG gene encoding D-alanyl-D-alanine endopeptidase encodes MLVSGAVDAAPHAAKGKAHAGKVRKVANRAVRPVPVTEPLRLSFGQAGGLHATRDPLDLKSSVALVVDQDTSEVLFSKNSQAVLPIASLTKLMTAIVVVESRAPMDEMLQVTEEDIDTEKGSRSRLVVGTELSRGELLHLALMSSENRAAHALGRHYPGGLPAFVAAMNRKASTLGMSSTRYVEPTGLSSDNQSSASDLARLVKTAYNFPLLRQLSTSPELEVALGHRTLQFHNTNKLVTNPTWEIGLQKTGYIVEAGRCLVMQARLSGRHLIMVFLDSAGKYSRLGDAERVRRWLESSDAVRPVQHVPSPPVRSPASVS; translated from the coding sequence ATGCTGGTGTCCGGTGCAGTCGATGCTGCGCCGCATGCCGCGAAGGGAAAGGCCCATGCCGGCAAGGTTCGCAAGGTCGCCAACCGTGCTGTCCGGCCGGTGCCGGTCACCGAGCCTCTGCGGTTGTCCTTTGGCCAGGCGGGGGGACTGCACGCCACGCGTGATCCGCTGGATCTGAAATCCAGCGTCGCGCTGGTGGTGGACCAGGACACCTCCGAGGTGCTGTTCAGCAAGAACTCCCAGGCGGTGCTGCCGATCGCCTCGCTGACCAAGCTCATGACCGCCATCGTGGTCGTGGAGTCCAGGGCACCGATGGACGAGATGCTCCAGGTCACGGAAGAAGACATCGACACCGAGAAGGGCAGCCGGTCCCGACTGGTGGTCGGCACCGAACTCAGCCGGGGCGAGTTGCTGCATCTGGCGCTGATGTCGTCCGAAAATCGCGCTGCGCACGCGCTCGGACGCCACTATCCGGGCGGGTTGCCTGCATTCGTGGCCGCCATGAACCGCAAGGCCAGCACGCTCGGCATGTCCAGTACCCGCTATGTGGAACCGACTGGCCTGTCCAGCGACAACCAGTCCAGCGCCTCGGATCTGGCCAGACTGGTGAAGACGGCCTACAACTTCCCGCTGCTGCGGCAGTTGTCGACCTCGCCGGAACTGGAGGTGGCACTCGGCCACCGCACGCTCCAGTTCCACAACACCAACAAGCTGGTGACGAATCCAACCTGGGAAATCGGTCTCCAGAAGACGGGCTACATCGTCGAGGCCGGGCGCTGCCTGGTGATGCAGGCGCGGCTTTCAGGGCGGCATCTCATCATGGTGTTCCTGGATTCGGCGGGCAAGTACTCCCGCCTGGGCGATGCCGAGCGGGTGCGTCGCTGGCTGGAGTCGTCCGACGCGGTGCGGCCCGTGCAGCATGTGCCGAGTCCCCCGGTGCGTTCGCCCGCTTCGGTGTCCTGA
- a CDS encoding 2-isopropylmalate synthase: MTDKLIIFDTTLRDGEQSPGASMTRDEKLRIARQLERLKVDVIEAGFAASSNGDFEAVKAIADAIKDSTVCSLARANDRDIARAAEALRGANSARIHTFIATSALHMEKKLRMTPEEVLQQARLSVRFARNLCGDIEFSPEDGYRSDVDFLCRVLEAVIDEGATTLNIPDTVGYAIPELYGNFIKTLRERVPNSDKAIWSVHCHNDLGMAVANSLAGVKIGGARQVECTINGLGERAGNCSLEEIVMAVKTRRDYFDLALRVDATQIVPASRMVAQTTGFVVQPNKAVVGANAFAHASGIHQDGVLKARDTYEIMRAEDVGWAANKIVLGKLSGRNAFKQRLQDLGISLESEAEVNTAFMKFKDLADRKSEIFDEDILALVSDESVSADVEHYRLLALSQQSEMGERPHAKVAFSAGPTEYHAESDGNGPVDATLKAIESKLASGAELLLYSVNAITSGSTESQGEVTVRLQHGGRVVNGVGSDPDIVVASAKAYLAALNKLHSKAERVAAQG, from the coding sequence ATGACCGACAAACTGATCATTTTCGACACCACCTTGCGCGATGGCGAGCAGTCGCCCGGCGCCTCGATGACCCGCGACGAGAAGCTGCGCATCGCCCGCCAGCTGGAGCGGCTGAAGGTGGACGTGATCGAGGCCGGTTTCGCCGCCTCGTCCAACGGCGACTTCGAGGCGGTCAAGGCCATCGCCGACGCGATCAAGGACTCGACCGTCTGCTCGCTGGCCCGCGCCAATGACCGCGACATCGCGCGCGCGGCCGAAGCGCTGCGGGGTGCCAACTCGGCGCGCATCCACACCTTCATCGCCACCAGTGCCCTGCACATGGAGAAGAAGCTGCGCATGACACCCGAGGAAGTGTTGCAGCAGGCACGGCTGTCGGTGCGTTTCGCGCGCAACCTGTGCGGCGACATCGAGTTCTCGCCCGAAGACGGCTACCGCTCGGACGTGGATTTCCTCTGCCGCGTGCTGGAAGCCGTGATCGACGAGGGTGCCACCACGCTGAACATCCCCGACACCGTCGGCTACGCGATCCCGGAGTTGTACGGCAACTTCATCAAGACCCTGCGCGAGCGCGTCCCGAATTCGGACAAGGCGATCTGGTCGGTGCATTGCCACAACGACCTCGGCATGGCGGTGGCGAACTCGCTGGCCGGTGTCAAGATCGGTGGTGCACGCCAGGTGGAATGCACCATCAACGGTCTGGGCGAGCGCGCGGGCAACTGCTCGCTCGAAGAGATCGTGATGGCGGTGAAGACCCGCCGTGACTACTTCGATCTGGCGCTGCGCGTCGATGCGACGCAGATCGTGCCGGCCTCGCGCATGGTCGCGCAGACCACCGGTTTCGTCGTGCAGCCGAACAAGGCGGTCGTCGGTGCGAATGCCTTTGCGCACGCCTCCGGCATCCACCAGGACGGTGTGCTCAAGGCGCGTGACACCTACGAGATCATGCGTGCCGAGGACGTGGGCTGGGCGGCCAACAAGATCGTGCTGGGCAAGCTCTCGGGCCGCAATGCCTTCAAGCAGCGCCTGCAGGATCTCGGCATTTCGCTGGAGTCCGAGGCCGAGGTCAACACCGCGTTCATGAAGTTCAAGGACCTGGCCGACCGCAAGAGCGAGATCTTCGACGAGGATATCCTGGCGCTCGTCAGTGACGAGAGCGTCAGCGCCGATGTGGAGCACTACCGCCTTCTGGCGCTTTCGCAGCAGTCCGAAATGGGCGAGCGGCCGCACGCGAAGGTGGCGTTTTCCGCAGGGCCGACCGAATACCACGCCGAGTCCGACGGCAACGGCCCGGTGGACGCGACCCTCAAGGCGATCGAGTCGAAGCTGGCGTCCGGAGCCGAGCTTTTGCTTTATTCCGTGAATGCCATCACGTCCGGCAGCACGGAGTCTCAAGGAGAAGTCACGGTTCGGCTTCAACATGGCGGCCGCGTCGTCAACGGTGTCGGCTCGGATCCGGACATCGTGGTCGCATCGGCCAAGGCCTATCTGGCCGCCTTGAACAAGCTGCACAGCAAGGCCGAGCGAGTCGCTGCGCAGGGTTGA